Proteins encoded within one genomic window of Cyprinus carpio isolate SPL01 chromosome B22, ASM1834038v1, whole genome shotgun sequence:
- the LOC109064069 gene encoding xaa-Pro aminopeptidase 1-like isoform X2 produces the protein MSPKITVELLRQLRQVMKNSKYITEPIQAYIVPSGDAHQSEYIAPCDCRREFICGFNGSAGTAIVTEQHAALWTDGRYFLQASQQMDNNWTLMKMGLKETPSQEDWLISVLPENSKVGVDPWIIAADQWKNMSKALSSAGHSLVAVQDNLIDVIWEDRPARPSTKLITLGLKHTGLTWQDKVTALRGKMAERKISWFVVTALDEIAWLFNLRGSDIEYNPVFFAYAIIGMSNIKLFVDRKRLMEPVVREHLELDSPSKPELTIQCFPYESVYMELQAVCAALAPKEKMWICDKASCALTQVIPKAHRSAIPYTPLCLAKAVKNPTEIQGMKMAHIKDAVALCELFAWLEKEIPKGTVTEISVADKAEELRSQQKDFVGLSFPTISSVGPNGAIIHYMPLPETNRTLSLNEIYLIDSGAQYLDGTTDVTRTVHFGTPTDYEKECFTYVLKGHIAVSAAVFPNGTKGHLLDSFARAALWDSGLDYLHGTGHGVGCFLNVHEGPCGISYKTFADEPLEAGMIVSDEPGYYEDGSFGIRIENVVLVIPAKTKYNYRNRGSLTFEPLTLVPIQLKMINTDLLTQKERDWVNDYHKKCRETIGAELERQGRKEALDWLIRETQPIV, from the exons ATGTCTCCGAAGATCACAGTGGAGTTGCTCAGGCAGCTCCGCCAGGTCATGAAGAACAGCAAGTACATCACAGAGCCCATCCAAGCGTACATCGTCCCATCAGGAGATGCACATCAG AGTGAATACATCGCGCCCTGTGACTGCAGACGTGAATTCATCTGTGGATTCAACGGCTCTGCAG GTACTGCTATTGTGACAGAACAGCATGCTGCTTTATGGACAGATGGGCGGTACTTCCTGCAGGCCAGCCAGCAGATGGACAATAACTGGACTCTGATGAAAATGG GACTGAAGGAAACACCGTCTCAGGAGGACTGGCTCATCAGCGTTCTTCCAGAAAACTCCAAAGTAGGCGTTGATCCTTGGATCATTGCTGCCG ACCAGTGGAAGAACATGTCTAAGGCTTTGAGCAGTGCGGGACACTCTTTGGTTGCGGTGCAGGACAATCTCATTGACGTCATCTGGGAGGACCGGCCCGCTCGACCCAGCACCAAACTCATCACCCTGGGCCTCAAACACACCG GTCTCACCTGGCAAGATAAAGTTACAGCTCTGAGAGGAAAAATGGCAGAAAGGAAGATCTCCTGGTTCGTGGTCACAGCTCTAGATGAGATCGCAT GGCTTTTTAACCTGCGTGGGTCAGACATCGAGTACAACCCGGTGTTTTTCGCCTATGCGATCATCGGCATGAGCAACATAAA ATTGTTTGTGGACAGGAAGCGTCTGATGGAGCCTGTGGTCCGGGAGCATTTGGAACTGGACAGTCCAAGCAAACCAGAACTGACCATACAGTGTTTTCCATACGAGTCTGTGTACATGGAGCTGCAGGCGGTTTGTGCGGCGCTGGCACCCAAAGAAAAGATGTGGATCTGTGACAAGGCCAGCTGCGCGCTTACACAAGTCATACCCAAG GCCCACAGATCTGCGATCCCATACACACCCTTATGTCTGGCTAAAGCTGTCAAGAACCCCACAGAGATCCAAGGCATGAAGATGGCACAC ATTAAAGACGCAGTGGCGCTGTGTGAACTTTTTGCTTGGCTGGAGAAAGAG attcccAAAGGTACGGTCACAGAGATATCAGTGGCAGATAAAGCCGAAGAATTGCGAAG TCAACAGAAAGACTTTGTTGGGCTGAGTTTTCCAACCATCTCTAGTGTGGGACCAAATGGGGCCATAATACATTACAT GCCTCTCCCAGAAACCAACAGGACTCTTTCTCTAAATGAAATTTATCTCATTGACTCCGGAGCTCAGTACTT AGATGGAACTACAGATGTGACCCGTACGGTGCACTTTGGCACCCCCACTGATTATGAGAAG GAGTGCTTCACATATGTCCTAAAGGGACACATCGCTGTCAGTGCTGCTGTTTTTCCCAATGGAACCAAAG GTCACCTGTTGGACTCGTTTGCTCGTGCTGCTCTCTGGGACTCTGGGTTGGACTATCTTCATGGTACCGGCCACGGTGTCGGGTGTTTCCTTAATGTACATGAAGGTCCATGTGGCATCAGCTACAAAACGTTCGCAGATGAACCTCTGGAGGCTGGAATGATTGTCAGCGATG AGCCTGGATACTATGAAGATGGATCTTTTGGCATTCGGATAGAAAATGTTGTCCTTGTTATTCCCGCCAAAACTAAG TATAACTACAGAAACAGAGGTAGTCTGACGTTCGAGCCCCTCACTTTGGTCCCCATCCAGCTGAAGATGATCAACACAGACCTGCTCACACAGAAAGAG CGTGATTGGGTGAATGACTACCACAAGAAATGCCGGGAGACGATTGGGGCGGAGCTCGAGCGGCAAGGCAGGAAGGAGGCTCTGGATTGGCTGATCCGAGAAACTCAGCCGATTGTGTAA
- the LOC109064069 gene encoding xaa-Pro aminopeptidase 1-like isoform X1 encodes MAADAMSPKITVELLRQLRQVMKNSKYITEPIQAYIVPSGDAHQSEYIAPCDCRREFICGFNGSAGTAIVTEQHAALWTDGRYFLQASQQMDNNWTLMKMGLKETPSQEDWLISVLPENSKVGVDPWIIAADQWKNMSKALSSAGHSLVAVQDNLIDVIWEDRPARPSTKLITLGLKHTGLTWQDKVTALRGKMAERKISWFVVTALDEIAWLFNLRGSDIEYNPVFFAYAIIGMSNIKLFVDRKRLMEPVVREHLELDSPSKPELTIQCFPYESVYMELQAVCAALAPKEKMWICDKASCALTQVIPKAHRSAIPYTPLCLAKAVKNPTEIQGMKMAHIKDAVALCELFAWLEKEIPKGTVTEISVADKAEELRSQQKDFVGLSFPTISSVGPNGAIIHYMPLPETNRTLSLNEIYLIDSGAQYLDGTTDVTRTVHFGTPTDYEKECFTYVLKGHIAVSAAVFPNGTKGHLLDSFARAALWDSGLDYLHGTGHGVGCFLNVHEGPCGISYKTFADEPLEAGMIVSDEPGYYEDGSFGIRIENVVLVIPAKTKYNYRNRGSLTFEPLTLVPIQLKMINTDLLTQKERDWVNDYHKKCRETIGAELERQGRKEALDWLIRETQPIV; translated from the exons ATGGCTGCAG ACGCTATGTCTCCGAAGATCACAGTGGAGTTGCTCAGGCAGCTCCGCCAGGTCATGAAGAACAGCAAGTACATCACAGAGCCCATCCAAGCGTACATCGTCCCATCAGGAGATGCACATCAG AGTGAATACATCGCGCCCTGTGACTGCAGACGTGAATTCATCTGTGGATTCAACGGCTCTGCAG GTACTGCTATTGTGACAGAACAGCATGCTGCTTTATGGACAGATGGGCGGTACTTCCTGCAGGCCAGCCAGCAGATGGACAATAACTGGACTCTGATGAAAATGG GACTGAAGGAAACACCGTCTCAGGAGGACTGGCTCATCAGCGTTCTTCCAGAAAACTCCAAAGTAGGCGTTGATCCTTGGATCATTGCTGCCG ACCAGTGGAAGAACATGTCTAAGGCTTTGAGCAGTGCGGGACACTCTTTGGTTGCGGTGCAGGACAATCTCATTGACGTCATCTGGGAGGACCGGCCCGCTCGACCCAGCACCAAACTCATCACCCTGGGCCTCAAACACACCG GTCTCACCTGGCAAGATAAAGTTACAGCTCTGAGAGGAAAAATGGCAGAAAGGAAGATCTCCTGGTTCGTGGTCACAGCTCTAGATGAGATCGCAT GGCTTTTTAACCTGCGTGGGTCAGACATCGAGTACAACCCGGTGTTTTTCGCCTATGCGATCATCGGCATGAGCAACATAAA ATTGTTTGTGGACAGGAAGCGTCTGATGGAGCCTGTGGTCCGGGAGCATTTGGAACTGGACAGTCCAAGCAAACCAGAACTGACCATACAGTGTTTTCCATACGAGTCTGTGTACATGGAGCTGCAGGCGGTTTGTGCGGCGCTGGCACCCAAAGAAAAGATGTGGATCTGTGACAAGGCCAGCTGCGCGCTTACACAAGTCATACCCAAG GCCCACAGATCTGCGATCCCATACACACCCTTATGTCTGGCTAAAGCTGTCAAGAACCCCACAGAGATCCAAGGCATGAAGATGGCACAC ATTAAAGACGCAGTGGCGCTGTGTGAACTTTTTGCTTGGCTGGAGAAAGAG attcccAAAGGTACGGTCACAGAGATATCAGTGGCAGATAAAGCCGAAGAATTGCGAAG TCAACAGAAAGACTTTGTTGGGCTGAGTTTTCCAACCATCTCTAGTGTGGGACCAAATGGGGCCATAATACATTACAT GCCTCTCCCAGAAACCAACAGGACTCTTTCTCTAAATGAAATTTATCTCATTGACTCCGGAGCTCAGTACTT AGATGGAACTACAGATGTGACCCGTACGGTGCACTTTGGCACCCCCACTGATTATGAGAAG GAGTGCTTCACATATGTCCTAAAGGGACACATCGCTGTCAGTGCTGCTGTTTTTCCCAATGGAACCAAAG GTCACCTGTTGGACTCGTTTGCTCGTGCTGCTCTCTGGGACTCTGGGTTGGACTATCTTCATGGTACCGGCCACGGTGTCGGGTGTTTCCTTAATGTACATGAAGGTCCATGTGGCATCAGCTACAAAACGTTCGCAGATGAACCTCTGGAGGCTGGAATGATTGTCAGCGATG AGCCTGGATACTATGAAGATGGATCTTTTGGCATTCGGATAGAAAATGTTGTCCTTGTTATTCCCGCCAAAACTAAG TATAACTACAGAAACAGAGGTAGTCTGACGTTCGAGCCCCTCACTTTGGTCCCCATCCAGCTGAAGATGATCAACACAGACCTGCTCACACAGAAAGAG CGTGATTGGGTGAATGACTACCACAAGAAATGCCGGGAGACGATTGGGGCGGAGCTCGAGCGGCAAGGCAGGAAGGAGGCTCTGGATTGGCTGATCCGAGAAACTCAGCCGATTGTGTAA
- the LOC109064071 gene encoding uncharacterized protein LOC109064071, with amino-acid sequence MLLPRALTLFILWGSASCVQYQADFNMMGVTGWIFFDSTENKSTVNLTGTGTCRYNISLTMFPVMYGHFASPCQKSHIGDSVFTFTVDQPQAAVNVSTLFEQHISLDALSVLVNTCNGTRICAGLTSKSQVRTWRARFFSPVAGNVYIRQVMGEAGARVLSDLRNVNLTRTFSNVTILVSQSSATSCNALLGNLDLKSLTKLGVLNVGSPLEPVKSRLEISNLTSNVRFAVLDLSSSYMCAEIRSIATKVVSAVVSMQGIKGYFSFHQPSPFDLTTITVNLKNLNRRVGPYHVHQFPLPQMRSLPDSSCSNNNLGGHWNPFNVNTQAPAYPPPRGSTHDLFEVGDLSARHGSLENTNNFQATFTDWNLPLFGRNSIVGRSVVMHMPNSTRFACASISYPGEVTVAKAAFRGLVVGTILFTQLSSDPYSDVSVFMDLSYGQPSAPSTVNHNWHVHNYPISTETDDDKGCCLSTGEHWNPYNIDITVSAYAVNCAPDSPFACEVGDISGKHKTVDLQSEMGSVATKNFYTDTSSWVSGMIGRSVVIHGPNQTGPRIACANLTLYRFPSARSDSWLGPGTSEGQVRFSQDSPQGPTILNISFTGLNARAGGYHIHVLPIKSTQEPCSDTNIMGHFNPFSVNAASSPTPGNGTVDQYEIGDISGKFGDLTGQNNFQNQYMDGNMPLSGPNSIIGRSLVIHYTNTSRMRCANVSAENSPDGNWVIAKAMFSNAVTGTVTMSQLTFPDGSYGDVLLEVDVRASQLSNLAEASWYIAYKPVGSDGTCPGEEEIFNPFNMTNMNSCSQVRSLSCVVGDLMGRHGPISLTKRQLYNDILLQLAGDFTVVQRSLVLRLNNTTSTCADILSASPSAMQIFPKMASFSRYDFRKRVADVLNLHISRVSILPGSPLQGSDGKCQQVNYLVSGEVSQEKLKSVKTSEKMGVFKESKACTPTGNTGLMLDPCRMLLSFMTAAVCLLGLLRH; translated from the exons ATGTTGCTGCCAAGAGCTTTGACCCTGTTCATCCTGTGGg GTTCTGCCTCTTGTGTGCAGTATCAGGCTGACTTCAATATGATGGGAGTCACTGGTTGGATCTTCTTCGACTCCACAGAGAACAAGTCCACCGTTAATCTCACAGGAACTGGCACATGTCGATACAATATCTCCCTCACTATGTTCCCAGTTATGTATGGCCATTTTGCTTCACCATGTCAAAAGTCACACATAGGAGACAGTGTGTTCACATTTACTGTAGATCAGCCTCAGGCTGCTGTGAATGTGTCCACGCTGTTTGAACAGCACATTAGTCTGGATGCCCTCTCGGTGCTGGTGAACACATGTAATGGTACAAGGATTTGTGCCGGACTTACTTCTAAGTCCCAGGTAAGAACATGGCGGGCACGGTTTTTCAGTCCCGTGGCTGGAAACGTCTACATCCGGCAAGTGATGGGAGAAGCAGGAGCAAGGGTTCTCTCAGATCTAAGAAATGTCAATCTGACCAGGACTTTTTCAAATGTCACGATTTTAGTGTCACAAAGCTCTGCCACCAGCTGCAATGCACTTCTCGGTAATCTGGATCTCAAGAGTCTTACAAAGCTGGGCGTTTTGAATGTGGGATCACCTCTAGAACCTGTTAAATCTCGATTGGAAATATCAAATCTCACTTCTAATGTCCGCTTCGCTGTTCTCGACTTGTCCTCAAGCTACATGTGTGCAGAGATCCGAAGCATCGCAACGAAGGTAGTTAGTGCTGTTGTGAGCATGCAAGGGATTAAAGGCTACTTCTCCTTCCATCAACCATCTCCGTTTGATCTCACTACCATCACTGTTAACCTGAAAAACCTGAACAGAAGAGTTGGGCCGTACCACGTTCATCAGTTTCCCCTTCCCCAAATGAGATCCCTGCCAGATAGCAGCTGCAGTAACAACAACCTTGGGGGTCACTGGAACCCGTTTAATGTGAATACTCAGGCACCAGCGTATCCACCACCGAGAGGCTCCACTCATGATCTCTTTGAGGTTGGAGATCTGAGTGCCAGACATGGGTCTCTGGAGAATACAAATAACTTTCAAGCCACTTTCACGGACTGGAACCTACCCCTGTTTGGGCGGAATAGCATTGTGGGTCGCTCAGTCGTGATGCACATGCCCAACTCAACCAGATTTGCCTGTGCAAGTATCAGCTACCCAGGCGAAGTGACTGTCGCCAAGGCTGCCTTTCGTGGTCTGGTTGTGGGGACGATCCTGTTCACCCAACTCAGTAGTGACCCATATTCTGATGTCTCCGTATTCATGGACCTATCCTACGGACAACCTTCTGCACCTTCTACGGTGAATCACAACTGGCATGTCCACAACTATCCCATCAGCACAGAGACTGACGATGACAAGGGATGTTGTCTGTCCACTGGAGAACACTGGAACCCATACAACATAGACATCACAGTGAGTGCATACGCTGTTAACTGTGCTCCCGACAGCCCTTTTGCTTGTGAAGTTGGGGATATCTCTGGCAAGCACAAAACTGTGGACCTACAGTCTGAGATGGGATCAGTGGCCACCAAGAACTTTTATACTGACACCTCTTCTTGGGTGTCTGGAATGATTGGACGTTCTGTGGTGATACATGGTCCAAACCAAACAGGTCCACGGATCGCTTGCGCAAACCTCACCTTGTACCGTTTTCCCTCCGCTCGCTCAGATTCTTGGCTTGGACCTGGAACCTCTGAAGGACAAGTCCGATTCTCCCAAGACTCTCCTCAAGGACCAACAATCCTAAATATCTCCTTTACCGGGCTTAATGCGAGAGCTGGTGGCTACCACATCCATGTTCTTCCAATCAAAAGCACACAGGAACCTTGCTCTGACACAAACATCATGGGACACTTCAACCCGTTTTCTGTGAACGCAGCCTCATCTCCAACTCCAGGGAATGGCACGGTTGACCAGTATGAGATTGGAGACATCAGTGGGAAGTTTGGAGACCTGACTGGTCAAAACAACTTTCAGAATCAGTACATGGATGGAAATATGCCACTTTCAGGACCAAACAGCATAATTGGCCGGTCTCTGGTCATACATTACACCAACACCTCAAG AATGCGGTGTGCAAATGTCTCGGCAGAAAACTCCCCAGATGGAAACTGGGTGATTGCCAAGGCCATGTTTAGTAATGCTGTAACTGGGACAGTGACGATG TCCCAGCTAACCTTTCCAGATGGCAGCTATGGGGACGTTTTATTAGAAGTGGATGTGCGGGCATCACAATTATCAAat CTTGCAGAAGCTTCCTGGTACATTGCATATAAGCCAGTGGGGTCAGATGGCACATGTCCTGGtgaagaagaaatatttaatCCATTCAACATGACAAAT ATGAACAGCTGTTCTCAGGTCAGGTCTCTGTCCTGTGTTGTTGGAGATTTGATGGGAAGACATGGACCCATAAGTCTCACCAAGAGACAACTGTACAATGACATTCTGTTGCAACTGGCCGGAGACTTCACAG TTGTCCAGAGGTCATTAGTTCTCAGACTCAATAACACCACAAGCACATGTGCAGATATTCTCTCAGCATCTCCATCAGCCATGCAGATCTTCCCCAAAATGGCCTCCTTCAGCAG GTATGATTTCCGTAAGAGAGTGGCAGATGTGTTGAACCTCCACATATCCAGAGTGTCTATCTTACCTGGTTCTCCTTTACAAGGGTCTGATGGGAAATGCCAGCAGGTCAATTATCTGGTGTCAG GTGAGGTGAGCCAAGAAAAGCTGAAATCAGTTAAGACGAGTGAAAAGATGGGTGTTTTCAAAGAATCAAAGGCGTGCACTCCAA CTGGAAACACAGGACTGATGCTGGACCCCTGCAGGATGTTACTGTCCTTCATGACGGCTGCAGTCTGTCTGCTCGGGTTACTGAGGCACTAG